The following proteins come from a genomic window of Nostoc sp. TCL26-01:
- a CDS encoding S-layer homology domain-containing protein, which yields MFACKRPTVFLSLAVLMTALTACSSSPSAKNWEQSLAADPQLQDNSVVFGGRKEGAGQVGQNQPSVQLPADFPKEIPIYTNAQLQEVTPATGSDNRVSARWLSSEPSNFIIGFYRNQLQTNNWQILQQPTDDAEGTFEARRNDLLVKVAIQPKSVTNAAPNQPQTSTLLKIEYTPNSTASTATAQPDSANSPTATGNNIPQPGEPQFIGPVPPANWATQPTNTAVNPAPTTSTFSDLNKAPQQLRQYIQDLAALDIFDLNSASTKNNSSPTTNQFEPNKIITRREYARWLVAANNAMYANNLSKQIRLAAETSQPAFSDVPAKDPDFPIIQGLAEAGLIPSPLSGDATTVLFRPDAPLIREQLILWKLPLDTRQGLPTANLEAVKETWGFQDAGKIDPKALRAVLADFQNGEQANIRRVFGYTTLFQPKKPVTRAEAAATLWYFGTQGEGISAVDALKLQQTPTVSGVRSPN from the coding sequence GTGTTTGCTTGTAAACGACCAACTGTATTTTTGAGTTTGGCTGTCTTGATGACTGCTCTAACAGCCTGTTCTAGCTCTCCTAGTGCTAAAAATTGGGAGCAGTCTTTGGCAGCTGATCCGCAGTTGCAGGATAATTCTGTGGTTTTTGGTGGTAGGAAAGAGGGTGCAGGTCAAGTAGGGCAAAATCAGCCTTCTGTGCAATTACCAGCCGACTTTCCCAAAGAGATTCCCATATATACAAATGCTCAATTACAGGAAGTCACACCTGCTACGGGTTCAGACAATCGAGTTTCAGCTCGTTGGCTGAGTTCTGAACCGAGCAATTTTATCATTGGCTTTTATCGTAACCAGTTGCAGACGAACAACTGGCAAATTTTGCAACAGCCGACTGATGATGCGGAAGGTACATTTGAGGCACGGCGTAATGATTTGTTGGTGAAAGTTGCGATTCAACCTAAATCTGTGACTAACGCCGCACCAAACCAACCACAAACATCTACGTTGTTGAAAATTGAGTATACACCTAATAGTACAGCTAGTACAGCTACAGCCCAACCTGACTCAGCTAACAGTCCCACGGCAACAGGCAATAATATTCCCCAACCTGGTGAACCACAGTTTATTGGCCCAGTACCACCAGCCAATTGGGCAACACAACCAACAAACACAGCCGTGAATCCTGCCCCCACGACATCGACATTTAGCGATTTAAATAAAGCACCGCAACAACTACGGCAATACATCCAAGATTTAGCTGCGTTGGATATATTTGATTTAAATTCTGCATCAACTAAAAATAATTCCAGTCCTACAACTAATCAATTTGAACCCAATAAAATTATTACCCGGAGAGAATATGCTCGCTGGTTAGTCGCTGCTAATAATGCTATGTATGCTAACAATCTGAGCAAACAGATTCGTTTGGCGGCAGAAACTTCACAACCAGCTTTTAGTGATGTACCTGCCAAAGATCCAGATTTCCCAATTATTCAGGGTTTAGCTGAAGCAGGGTTAATTCCCAGTCCTTTATCAGGAGATGCGACGACAGTTTTGTTTCGTCCTGATGCACCGTTGATTCGGGAACAGTTGATTTTGTGGAAATTACCTTTGGATACTCGGCAAGGTTTACCCACCGCTAACTTGGAAGCAGTTAAGGAAACTTGGGGTTTCCAAGATGCAGGCAAGATAGATCCCAAGGCTTTAAGAGCAGTGTTAGCTGATTTTCAAAATGGTGAACAAGCGAATATTCGTCGGGTGTTTGGCTACACCACTTTATTTCAGCCCAAGAAACCTGTAACTCGTGCAGAAGCGGCGGCGACTTTGTGGTATTTTGGAACTCAAGGTGAGGGTATATCAGCCGTTGATGCGCTCAAGTTGCAGCAAACACCAACCGTGAGTGGAGTGCGATCGCCAAATTAA
- a CDS encoding XisI protein, with protein sequence MDKLEKYRQVVASVVEKHAKYKPSHGQIDSLSICDEKSDNYLLIDTGWDQTGRVHAVVIHVRIFAGKVYIESDGTETGITDALLDLGIMKDDIVLGFIRPEYRQVTDFSVA encoded by the coding sequence ATGGATAAGTTAGAGAAATATAGACAAGTCGTAGCAAGTGTTGTGGAAAAGCACGCCAAATATAAACCTAGTCATGGTCAGATTGACAGCCTATCTATTTGTGATGAAAAATCTGATAATTATTTATTGATAGATACTGGCTGGGATCAAACAGGTAGAGTTCATGCAGTAGTAATTCATGTACGAATTTTTGCAGGTAAAGTATACATTGAATCCGATGGCACAGAAACAGGAATAACTGACGCTTTACTTGATTTAGGGATAATGAAAGATGATATTGTTCTAGGTTTTATTCGTCCTGAATATCGTCAGGTTACAGATTTTTCTGTTGCTTGA
- a CDS encoding element excision factor XisH family protein, translating to MGTIKIPRYITIPEAAYQDFFLKPAIQDILSDQQINYLIFDPNQEVIVQWIS from the coding sequence TTAAAATCCCCAGATACATAACTATTCCTGAAGCTGCTTATCAAGACTTTTTTCTTAAACCAGCAATTCAAGATATTTTGAGTGACCAGCAAATTAACTATCTGATTTTTGATCCAAACCAGGAGGTAATTGTGCAATGGATAAGTTAG